tttatttactccttgctaagtttttttttttttggctgggtCTCTGCTAAGTTATTTATATTGAGTCAGTTATATATACTTCTTTGAAAAAGCATGCTTATTATTGTGGATTACATTTGAGAATTATTTGTGTTGGATGAGGTTGCAATTTCTGGAGAAAAGGAAGGAATTTTATACTGGCTATTTTATTTATGTGATGTCATACTTTAAAGTCTTTTTTTGGCACTGCCAAAGCGAAGTAGGCAATTTATTGTGGGGTGTCCATGTAAAATTTCGCATGAACTCTAATCTGCACTTTCATCCTGGGAACTTAGCAATTAATGTTAACATAACTGATGGTTAGACTCCCTAACATACTGACAATGAGCTTTTCATATCATTATCATCTACCACAGTTTTCATAAAACCTGAACATATCATATCTAATATGCTTGTCAATGCCAACACTGTCAGCACTACTTTCTGTAATGACCAAGCAGCTGATTGCAATGGTCTTTATTACATGACCAATACTATTAATAAATCATCATAAATTACCAAAGATAGATGAAAGACAAACTCAGATCAGTATGACAGATTTGGCTTAGGGATGTCGtatgttttttcataaaataccttttgtgattttgaacttttctttcatttatgcCTTATTCTCATGTATAATAAAACATTTACCTgaaaataggagagagagaaaagttaaACTCAATATCAGAGTAATTATATCCAATTCACCTTCATCTACCAACAAATTCTATATTTCTCATTCTTTAAGCATGAATCAAAATCCATCACTTACTGTGGCCTAATAACAAAATAGGTTCCAGGCATCATTCACTAACAATTTAGAGggaaaatctttttaaaaaaaagaaaaaagaaaaaacactagAGATTTATGCATGTTACAAATTAaacctatattttttattgcgTCAATTTAAACCCTTCACTTTCAAACTTGTGACAATCAAACCCTCACAAAAAAAAGTACTTACTTTGTTCAACCGTGCTGATCGCTTTATTTCCTCGCATTAGAATGAGTGAAAACTTTACCATAAAGATAAAAGCCTATATAGAAAGCATTAAAGTTCTATCGTCTTCGAGTTCAACATAAAACACCACCAAAGAAACATGCATTAGTGCCtaaatttttcaatatatatatatatatatatatatatatataaggagtgAATATAACTTGGGACCGATTGATTTACAGCATTTCTTCCAAGTCCATCGAGCATTTCTTCCGATTAATTGTCACTCTTGTAAAAGTCTTGGGTTTAAATTTGGCACAGTAAAAAATATTGGGTTGTTTTTGGAATTTTCcgaaaatttaaaaaacccaTAGCTAGACTAGTGAATTAAAGGTGTGAATCGTGATCCGAGGGTGCGAATGCGATGGAGGGTAGAAAGAGGAAAGGATACGCATGGGCATTCTTAGCTGGGCTTACCGCTGCTCTTGCTGCCATTTCCGCTAAGCTATTCACCTCTCAGGTACCTTCTTTCATTCTTTACCCTATATTTCTCGGTCCAATTTTCTGTTCAATCTCATTGGATTTCACTTTAATTCCATATTTCTGGTCAaatttatatttctcttttattcatttctttattttttgtatgttgtgaaaaaaaaaaaaaaaggcaaatctTGTTGGTTAGTATAGTCTGTGAGACAATTCAACAAACATGAAGTGAGCAACAAGAACAAATATGACTAATAGAGGAACAAGTGTTTTCAAGaacaccaatatatatatatatatatatatatatatatatacacaacgTGTGCATTTGTGCATACCAATATTCACATGTATTGATATCTAACTTGTTCTCATTCATTTCCAAACAGTTTGTTAAATTTGGTCTTGTCATATTTTTCAATGTGACAATGTGGGGATGCTATGTGAACAGCCTCAAAGCTCTCTCATCTCTCCAGGCTACAGTGACGAACTTTGCTACAAACTTCCTCTCTTCAGGTCTagctggattttttttgtttgaagaaGCGTTATCGTTTAAGGTATACTATGGATAATTAGCTGATGGCTGCTTTAATAACAAATTGTTTCATTTTAGAGTCTCTAGATTTCTATTTTATCTACATAAATACCTATTGCTCCTAACCATGgaatattttcattaaagttTATATACATGCAATGCTAGTTTCTTTGTATGCAAATGATGAATGCACTCGATAAACTTCGTGATATATATATGGTAGAATTGAGTGCATTCATCATTTGCATACAAAGAAACTAGCATTCATGATGATAAGTGTGGAAAATGATTCAAGGTAACTAGAGAAAGTGAACAAATGAACAAACATGTTTCTACGCCAAGATtggcttttgagttttgagagcTGCTGAACTGCTCAGGAGAATGGCAAGAATGCCCCTGAGTTATTTATGTAGTTGCTGCAAATCTGTGATGTTCCTATATCTATATGACACACTGACTTCCATTATTGAGAATGAGCAGTTATCTTCTGACCAAGTCTTATAAGATAATATGTTTTTACACTTTTCTTTGCTACTCCATTTAGGGTCTCTTGTATTATGTCCAGAATGGTGCTTGAGATGTTGGCTAGTAGAAATAACTATGGAAGGCATAGGCATTTTGATTTAGAGAGCTGCACTTTGTGTATTACATAGAGCCTTTGATATGAGATACTTTATTATGCTGTTGATTGTGTGAAGCTTCCCATGCAAGTTCTCAAGCCTGTTAGCTGTCTTCTATGTCTcctacatattttttttccccatgttTTCTCTGGAATCCGTTGATAATTTACcctttttgtttctatttctgATGTTTCTCTGGTTTCCTTGAGATAGAGAAAGGcataaaaaattactgtttGTTAAATACGATAGTTATCTTCAAAATCTTTTCAAGAGGTAATAAATGATTGATTTTAAGATGCTGGCTAGTTCCTTACTTTAGTCACCGGTGGAGTTTTTCAAGTTTACTGAAGATTCACTTTCCAGTCTTGAACGTTGGAGTCGCCAACACTTGCTATTGATTTCTTATCTTTAATTAGAAACGTTAGTATTAGTTAGTGATACTTAATTTGTATTGTCTATTCTTCTTATTTGGGGAGTTTTATTCTCCTCAAAACATTAGGTGCAATACTAAGAAAGCAATTCTGATGGGAAGGTATGTTTGACAGTGGTTTTCAGGTGCCCTTCTCATTGTAATTGGCGTACTTATACTTAGTCGTTCGAGTGTTGAGAGGAAGGAAAGCACAGATTAGAGGTTCAAAATGAAGGGTCTAAATCCCGCCTTGCTTTTGTTGTCAGCATTATATCTCATGTATAATTATGactttcaaattgaaattgttGCGAAGATCTCTGAAGCAGTTACAATGCAGTGCTTATCCATGCATGCCAACACTGTCTGCACTCTGTACAAGACTCCAAATAGCTTCCTAATGACCCAGCTGATTGCAGTGGTCTTATTACATgacaattattattaataaatcatCATAAATTACAAAAGATAGATGAAAGACAAACTCAAATCAGTTTGATAGATTTGGCTTAGGGATGTGGTATGTCTTTCATTGAAGATCTTTTGTATTTGAACTTTTCTTTCGTTCATACCTTATGCTCATGCCTAAATCATTTAACAGAAAACATATGAGAGAGAGTCCACAAACAAATTCTCTATTTCTGAGGATTTTGAGAACAATGACATTAAAATGCTCCAAGCTCAAGTTAAACTCAATATCAGAGAAATTATATCCAAGCCACCATCATCTGCAAACGAATTCtttatttctcattctttaAGCATGAATCAAAATCAATCACTGTGCCCTATTAACAAATAGGTTCCAGGCACTACCtgcactttctttctttcttttcttataattattttataggtaataaatattttcattaataaaaaagtacatcatgttcatgatgatgaacatattgtacttgaaagttgaaacaaatacaaacaagtcAATGAGAAATGGAAGCAAATTGCAAGAAATCAAATACGGAAATACATTGCGTAAAACCCCAAATATTAGACCACCCAAACAATGTCTCAACCAACAAAGATTTCAAAAGATCaacaaatttcttaaaattctcaAAAGTGCGAGTATTTCGTTCCTTCCAAATTAGCCACATCAAATAGGCTAGCACCATATTTCAAATCTAATAGGCATAGCGCATTGTTTTACCAACATAAACTGTAATGTCGTTCTGTTGTTCTACCTCGCTTTCCTTCTGTCCTAGTGAGAGAATTAATGTTACAAGATTTATGGTCGGACTTGTAGTAGCTTCTTGTGGTTTTTCTGTAGAGGATACGTGAGACTTCTTCTTTCTGATCTCACTTCTTTGTTGCTTCTTTGTGGTTTCTCTGATGTTGCTTCTTTgttgctttcttctttcttagACCGATCATCTGGATgtagctgaaattgaaaactgaaaaatactgtagcaaaataattttttaatgtataaaaaacactgtttACATTTAAAATTACTATTCATTAGCCTAAAATCACTTTTCATGACCAATGACAAGTACACAATGTGCGTCCTagtgaagaacaaaaaaaaaaaaagggtaggaGCTGAAACGTAGACGCTGGGCGTTTCAGCCCCTCCCGCGTCTGCATTTCAGCCCctcccaaacgcacacttactAATTGATGTAATATGCTGGCCATAACGTCCACCGAATTCATAGAGTCAGCTCCAAGTGACTTCGCCAGATCATTATCCTAGGAAAGCAAGAAAGAGGAAAACGAAATCAATGCGTACAATGTGTTTATAGGTGTACACAAgtataagaaatatatatggTTACTTTTGAAGATTTCTTGAAAAGATGCAATACCGCCAATACGTTGCCTTACAGAAACATTCTaagattttctttaaaatttattctttgATGGACATGaactatttttaatgaatatttgaaAATGATAATTGAAACAAAATCTAAATGGACTCGAAGTCTCTTAaaacattcaataaaaaaattgaaatacgTTGTAACACTATAAAATGTATTAAAACaatttattcaaaaattgaatttttttgcaattttgaaatttattgaaatacttggtacaaaaattaaagtggAACTTCATTGATGAaaaaattttcactttcttGAGTTTTTACTTCCACTCCCTTGtacttaaaaagtaattttaaaagaaattaatactTAACACAAAATCTAATAAGGACCTGAAATCTCTAGaaacattaaatacaaaatttgaaatatgttGTAACTttgaaatcttttttctttttttgagaaataattataatatgttgTTAACCCCACAACTCGAATCATTTCCCCCGCTAGACCTCCAAGCACTTTATGCATGAGGACGTGTTAATTCAGCTACAAGACCTTTAGCTAATTTTGAAATCTTTTGAAAcacttcaataaatttttttttttttttaaccttggATATTAAAGGCTAGAAAACGGtagtgtaaggacacaattcaaattcccaaactatgactggaggtagatgggcttgaaagacctttctttacaataaacTTGTAGATGATgagtttgtaatctagatttcaaggatggtttagacaataagggaaagaacggactttgggcccaatgggacaaattaaagagttgtttgcaagagtaagactgagaattactcctcggacgaaatccgaggataatttataatagtattttcttaagtttggatacaaatattgattatcatatactattggctctttttcttcctgaaaaagcCTCCCTCTTCCTCGTAtgtcttcccttctatttatattcctctcattctcttcatcatcttccactttatggttgcaatcctgatttcggatacttgtcccatccattcttccctaaagcccgctgggattagggaccaagttccaagctccatgctcaggtcccatccttccatctatacagtcagcgtatcaattacagagcttttaatgtatgggcggtggtagcagctttactttagatattccaccgctctttctattgtcctccacgtgtactgtgtattcccatagtcgtaggattctttataacataacccggggacactaaacttctcttcctatgtcctcggcttaacaatccgaggacaaatctactcctcggacgtatttgggcatttagatactccaagatcattttgatgtctttggatggtttctagcccaaaagacttcgttgggccatctttcataaattactgggcccaatacccctacaggTAGCTTTTAATATTGCAATTCTTCTAATTGACGTTGTACCAATAAACTCATCATATGCTAAATTTAGTTGTATTGCGACTGGGTCCTTCATAAATTCTAGAgccccaaaataaaataaatatacatCCATCTCTTCCCTAACCCACCCAATCATtacaataaaatcaaatcatttacATCCCCACAAACCACAATTCACACGAAAACATAGACCGCCTTCAAAAGACACCCTTCCTTACTACCTTAAGaatcaaaaattaaatccaactccatgcaaaagcaaaaacatttGCTTAATAGTAAGACATAATAGATGCCcaatttttaatggaaatgGAGAAAAGCCCTGAATTGgacaaatttgaaacttaaaatactcaattgaatgaaaataaaattaaaaaactgaaatgaatttaaatcaaacttaaaggTACAATTTGCATCTtagctttttatgtttttgtccAAATACGTTCTCTTTTTATAGCGGTTAGGTGCAATGAAGTACGGGCACATGTCTACATGAACCATTAAATACTAGTGGGTCATTTTCCCCAGCTTAAAAGTCTGGGCTTGAGTCCAGGGCAGCCCACCTCAGAGTGTTTGCTCGTGGTATTCAGGTAGAGCCCAAGTCGTATTAAAGGCTTGGGTGGGCTTTTTCACCTCGCGTGGAGTAGGGTTGCCTGAATTAGAATCTTAATTAAACTTTGATTGAGTTTTACAAATCTGGACCTAACCCAATATTTAAAAGTAGATTGACTTTATTAGGTTGGATCCCCATGCAGAACTGATctacttttatttcttttatttatttattttggccGCGTAGAAACTAGAAAAAGACCACCGTGCCTGCTTTAAGTCTAATGCTTACCTTCCACAACATAAATATGTATGtaaattatcaaatatttaattgtGTAGACAAGTTTATGCAACaatattcctaacaattttgtttTCCACAACTTATTATGACGATAGATTGTGATTaatgcaataaattttatatgcaACAATCACTCACATCGCTTCTATTATATACTAATTACAATTTGTCATTTTAACACTTacaaaaaaagttgtgaaaattattgtgtcaTTATTCTTATTGTTATATGTATAGCTCCATCAACATATTTTGATGCAAACTATTAAAGCCAATCATCATTAACAATCAAGCTAGAGATGGTGGCTCATAATTATCTTTATAATTGTGTAGgtattttttgcaaatgttgggctAGGCCGCCTCCTGTTGCACTAGGCCCAAACTTTTCTGGATCAgagagttgggaccggtccaataGCAACCCTCCTTAGTCTGGCTTGTGCGCAAACGATGCTCCTGTTAATCAGGCTTTGATCACATGGCCATGCAGGCAGAACTGTTACATTAGCTACGACAGACAGAtacaataaagacaataatagaAATTCTTTTACGATTCAGACAAAAGTGAATAATGGGCTTTGATAATGAATGCCCGTTTTATGAAATAGCGACAAAGGATAGGTATTGAATGAACAACAATAAACTTATTAAAGGAAAGAAATGTCAGTCTGCCGTATCAAGTTACGTTGCCGagtctaagtcaagaaggggaaTCACCTCTTCAACGCGACTAATCTCTCTAAAagagaaattaactgctttgaagGGGCGGGCCTGAATGACTTGTGTTTAAAAAGGTCCTTTATCGTTGCCAGAGAACACGGgtcggagagggagagggagattaaCCTACTCGGTGCATGCCTACCACTCTGTTATCTctgttttttactattctttCTATTCCTTAGTTCTTTGCTtcctttctctttgtttttactcttatttctattctctctaattctttccttcttttccctttgtttttacTCTCACTATTTTTTCTTAGTTCCAGTGATTATCCCCCCAGAGGTTGCTCCCCCTTCCTGTGCACAGCAAAGGGCTCCTTATATAATGCTAGTCGTGCCtgacttttaccattttagcccttaactgTTTTTTGTCTAGTGCGGCTGTCCTTACTGACCATTACTGATTGGTCAGTCACCCAACCAGCGCCACTCTACTTCACCAGACAaagaaaactcttttatttgtttgcttgCCGTGGTACCCTTACCTGCCACGGTGTAagtactctcttcctctccgtccctcatggcatgcacctagtagTTTCAACTTAGCTTTGCcttttttgggtggtatgtcatcccagtaGGACATTGCCTCCAAAAGAGTCTACACAGGAAACACGAGAATagtttttccccctccccaccaccagaccatgccctcttacctctgacctaTAACCCACCACTTCTTGTATTGCCTGGGTACCAGCTGGTGGTGTCTGAGCCTTGCGCGTGCCTTACTTCCATGCTCGTCCAAATTTTGTCCACTGCTCATGTGTTTGCCGGGGTCTGAAGGTCCGTTTGCCCATTCTGTCGTTCATCTTTGACTTCTTATGGAGTGGGCTGCTTTCCCTAACTTCTCATTTATGGCTTGCTTTTTTAGGGGTTGGGCCTTACTCGATTGTGGGTTGTTCGGTGCTTTTATTCTCAGccttgttatttgtttcctACCACATCATTCTGTTATGCTTTCCGTGAAGTTTACTTGACCCAGGGCTATTGGGCTTTTTTGGGCTTACTGTTCATTCCTTATTTGATGGCCCAATAGACTTATTGGGCCTTTTACTGCATTACTTGCGAACTCCCGCGTCCCGTTTACTTCCTTTTGTGGCATCCCTGACCCGTTTACTTTCTTAtggcatccttggccctttccAATTTTGTGCTTCCCATGGGCCTTCATTAACTGCTTGGGCTTCCGTAGCCTAAGTATTCTATACTTCATCTTCGGGGTTTATGATTCTCCATTGTCCCTTACTCTATTTACTTGCATTGCTTTGGGCTTGCTGTGACCCAttctcacattttctatatCCATACTACCTATGAgtttgctatttctttctttccgggccttcttaggcccatttacttctttagggtccatttgtttgctttatggacccGTAATCCATTATTCTTGCCACTTGGGCTTAATGGTGCTTCCACTTTCTTCTGCCCACATTGTtgggcttcctcctcctcctggGCTTCTAAAAAATCAGCATCTACAATAATTAACAAAGGTCTCTAGTTTAAGGGTCTCATAGGTGAAGTGAGTGAATAAGAGTGGAGCTCATGGGTTCAATGTGGCTAATTTATTTTCGTTTTGCCTAGTCCAAATTTAAGGTTGGAGGATAAAGGGGGAGGAAGCCTCTATGgtatgttaagaatataatgAGAGATTTAATGTACCAGGTTAGGATTTCTTTGGAGACATTCATTATAAATCCTTTTGTTTTATGATAGCGAAGATTTTCACTACTTGCTATTGTAGATATAAGCACATTGTTAAATAACATACAATTTCTATgttgattttctctctcttctttttatttttcactaattCTACTATGATCCAACATCTTTCTACAAAGGTTGTATGGCTCCTTTTAAAGATTTCCTAAAAAGCTAACCACGTTGCATTTAAGCTTACCTTAAGCTTGACCATTTCacataattaataaaatctcTTTTAGTCAAATGAGGGATTTAAGATATAATCTCATCTATGcccaaaagagaacatattgtTGTTTTGAATTAATGATAaataagggcctgtttggtagcTCATCTTCAGCAATATTGTTTGCTGTTTAAACACCCAAACAAGTGGGCCCCACGCTAAAATATGTGTTTGGTAAGTGATTCTTAACTATTGTTGTTTGAGATTATGAAGCAAGTGTTGTTTGAGTGGTTGTTTCAGCAATAGAGTCCAACACTCTAACCCACCTTATGTAAAGAACTGTGCTCTCCCACGCGTCAGTGCAAGATCATAACTCACAGTACCCGTggcagttaaaaaaaaaacaaacaaatgtaTCAAACACACAACTTCATATTTCTAAACTCCAACATAAACACATTATCAAACACATTTTTCTCATTATGAATACTATAAATACGTATTTTtaacaacactttttaaaccacattttcacatcattttaaacaaCACTACTCAAACTGGGctaccaaacaagccctaaacgATTTGTTTCAATTAGGAGTatgcatgggtcgggttgggtcgaGTTATggggattttttgacccaacccatcatggtgggtcaaaaaaaaactcaacccaacccaacccaacccacatgggtcgggttgggtcaagttgaacccatgggttggacaaatttttaattgttattattaataaattgagtagaaaaaaatataaatacaaatatattaaaaaaacttaaagattAGTAACAATGTAACTCTTTATAggcaaataatactaataatgactaaacaataatagtaatttactagagtttgtgtgaactaattaacttttatataagataggaagagctagttattttaaaatttttattaattatataatatattttaaatatatgggtggatCGGGTTGAATTTGgtgagtttgaaattttatgacccaaacctaACTCGATCcgctatcaaaattttttttgtaacccaacccacCTATTAAGCCCTAAAAACTGACCCCAACCTGACAAATTAGGGTAAATCAATTTTAGTGAGTTGGCAGGTTGGCTACACACTCCTAATTTCAATCTATTGTTTCAAAGGGTGAATGTAAACTATAACAATCAATGTTACAAGAGTCCATTTCTTATcaaagcacccaaaaaaaaaaaatcatacttttATGGTTTACTTACATCTTGGCCCTTCAACAAAccgttaaaaaaaaacaataataatattaattgcGTCACTAAACATAATTGGAGTTGAAAGTGATAGGGCAATAATGTGAGTCATCATCCACATGTTTTAACGGAACAGAAATCAGAAATGCCTTAAAAGTTAAATTGTAAAGGGCTCATGTAGGTGTAGCTCGTGGCCAAGGTTGTACAAGTACAAGCAGTCAAAATTAGTCAAGCTTTTTTCACTTTAATGCTAAAACGAAAATACATGGCAAGCTCACGGTAGCACAGTTCAAACACACCTCAAATAGCTTTTTCTCCTTTGTCGTacatttgtttcttttgtgtatatatgtgtgtacgtataaaataaagaaaggaatagTAGTAACAAAAATGTAGAAAGGGACAGGTTAAACCACCAAGaagaaaagtggaaaaaaataaatcaatcaaaaaatttaattaattaattaaaaaaatcaaaattcttttttctcctGTGTCCCAattgtggcttccacaaatttttAATCCTTGGTCTTAGGTTTTCCCTGTCTCCGTTTTTTTCTCTTCCGAATCTCTCTCTTCCTGGTAAGCTTCGATTGCTCTTCCGCTTGTTCATGTTGACTCTTGTGAATtactgattttctttctttgatcatCATTATTACTTAGTACCAAGGTTTGTGTATTTCTTGCTGCTTGAACAGAGGCCTCTGTATATATTTTCATAGCAATAGCAACTAATTTTAGTTATTCTGTTTTTACACTTGGTGAAAGTGATACTTGCTTTGTAGAGGCTTGGAGCGTGGTTTCAATAATGggttttattacttatcaaaaaagaagaagtgggTTTTATTACTTGTCAAAAAAGAAGTGGGTTTTATTTGTGTTGTATAAAAGCTGGTAGTGAAGAAAcgaatttataatttttttgttagctTTCATCTTAGGACTGGAGTGAGGGAAGTTTTGATTGTTCAGTTAATTTTTGTTAAGGTTGGAAGCTTGATGAAGGTTGATTTTTGCTTAGAAATGTCAATCTTCAGTGTAATGTTTGTAGTCTGCATAACTATTTGTGACTAACGAATACTGTGCTGCGTAAAAAGGCGTCATTTTTAGATCATTACTAGAGCTGCCAAATTGTAAATCGTAAGCCCTTTTCTTGGTTCTGGGAATGTGGATTATGGTATTCATGAAGATGTTTGTGATCCTCTTAACTCATTCTGTGGTGCAGAAAATGTGGTCCATGTTGTGTCTAATGCTAGTTGACTATAAGTGGCATTCATCATTCACAGAACTTGGTTTAGGGGATGGTTTGATTTGTCATTATTGTGCTTGTCTGGACTGTTACTGTACATTTTACATAAACCAATGTGTGTCTGTAATTGTGTTGGCTATTATGGTTTCAGAAGTCACTACCTTCATGGGAATCTAGAGGAGCAAACTAAGACTTGCTACTAAGAAAGTGATGTTGAGGATTAAGCTAGGATTGACTGGCAAATAATGAGTAATCCACTGAATTGGCGATGCTTTTAGACGATTAAGCATTTTCCCTATGtaataattctttttcttttttttgggggggggggggggggatgctTTTTACATGATGTGATAATTTCAAAGCATCATTATGCACAAGCATAAAACATGGAgaatcaagaaaaaagaaaagaaaaaagcatgCTACAAAATTAACAATCCTTGATTCTTTCATCAGTATGTCATGTAGAAACAAAGCATAGTCAAATTGAGGGCTCTGGAATGAGATAATGTTTATGCTCATGTTGTCCAAAAAATCGTTGTTATACCAAGTGTGCTGGTATCTTTTTAGCTCATATCATCCCCTTACTTGATCAATTCCCTTTTCAATATAATAGGACCTAATATAAGATGTGTAGTCATGATTCGTGTTATTTCAACATCATGCAAATGCTATTTTTTTGGCAATTCTCAATGTTTATGCATATGTTTGTTTATGCACTTTAATAGATATATTTCTACCTTAGGTCAACATCCATTCTTAAATTGGTGACGAGCCATTTCAgtagtaaatttatttttatatgaccCTTCTGAAACTCTTGTTTTTCAGTATTTCTGAAATGCAATTGTGCATCAGTTTTATGATATAGGCTTGTCTATAATCTATATTTCAATAGTGGCTTTTTTGCACCTTGTGGGACAATAGTTTATAGAAGCATGTTGGTTTTAAACTTGGATTCCtttcatgttttaaaatttatatacgATTTGTTTCTTATGCGATAATGTTTTACACCAGCATGGGTTTCTATTCCTGATGTCATTCTACCTACAGTTATGCCACAGGAGTggcttgctctctctctctctctctctctctctctctctctataaatTCCAAAT
This genomic stretch from Castanea sativa cultivar Marrone di Chiusa Pesio chromosome 1, ASM4071231v1 harbors:
- the LOC142641712 gene encoding uncharacterized protein LOC142641712, with amino-acid sequence MEGRKRKGYAWAFLAGLTAALAAISAKLFTSQFVKFGLVIFFNVTMWGCYVNSLKALSSLQATVTNFATNFLSSGLAGFFLFEEALSFKWFSGALLIVIGVLILSRSSVERKESTD